One part of the Alligator mississippiensis isolate rAllMis1 chromosome 3, rAllMis1, whole genome shotgun sequence genome encodes these proteins:
- the MED18 gene encoding mediator of RNA polymerase II transcription subunit 18: protein MRPARAVERLPLPPHSRARWPGSMEAPPVTMMPVTGGTINMMEYLLQGSVLDQSLESLLHRLRGLCDNMEPETFLDHEMVFLLKGQQASPFVLRARRSMDKTGMPWHLRYLGQPEIGDKNRHALVRNCVDIATSENLTDFLVEMGFRMDHEFVAKGHVFRKGIMKIVVYKIFRILMPGNTESIEPLSLSYLVELSVVAPAGQDMVSDDMRNFAEQLKPLVHLEKIDPKRLM, encoded by the exons ATGCGCCCTGCCCGAGCTGTCGAGCGACTacctctgcccccccacagccGAGCTAGGTGGCCGGGCAGCATGGAGGCGCCGCCGGTCACCATGATGCCCGTCACGGGCGGCACCATCAACATGATGGAGTACCTGCTCCAAG GGAGCGTTCTGGATCAAAGCCTAGAGAGTCTCCTCCATCGGCTGCGGGGCCTGTGCGACAACATGGAACCGGAGACGTTCCTCGATCACGAGATGGTGTTTCTCCTCAAGGGGCAGCAAGCCAGCCCCTTTGTGCTGAGGGCACGGCGCTCGATGGACAAAACAGGCATGCCCTGGCACTTGCGCTACCTGGGCCAGCCAGAAATAGGAGACAAAAACCGCCATGCTCTGGTCCGTAACTGCGTAGATATTGCCACCTCGGAGAACCTGACCGACTTCCTGGTGGAGATGGGCTTCCGTATGGACCATGAATTCGTTGCCAAGGGCCACGTATTCCGCAAGGGCATCATGAAGATTGTGGTATACAAGATCTTTCGCATCCTGATGCCAGGAAACACTGAAAGTATAGAGCCCTTGTCTCTCTCATACCTTGTAGAGCTGAGTGTAGTGGCACCAGCAGGTCAGGACATGGTTTCTGATGATATGAGGAACTTTGCTGAGCAGCTGAAACCATTAGTGCACTTGGAGAAAATTGACCCTAAAAGGTTAATGTGA